In Gymnogyps californianus isolate 813 chromosome 1, ASM1813914v2, whole genome shotgun sequence, the following are encoded in one genomic region:
- the SHROOM2 gene encoding protein Shroom2 isoform X2, which translates to MEDVGLRSGRERLAGGDPRLGAVLMEPGPVVVMVEQRAAEGYKLVEVLLTGGAPWGFTLKGGREHGEPLIITKIEDGSKAAAVDKLLAGDEIVGINDVGLSGFRQEAICLVKGSHKTLKLVVKRRNDLACRPHSWHATKFTESQPETATSHLSSSHACSSWHSRYHASCSSHDLSNSWDQSSLHRTSDQFSSLGSMDSWDHTPQVAQYGRLSSARSNSSIDHLGSQSKRDSAYGSFSTSSSTPDHTLSNADTSSTENMLYKVGHWETAKHGNKSGQFLNDNSGIEDKPGYLAAPIQYENNRSPRIEEHPDGKLTSSGRSSFGPVWYVPDKKKSSSPPPPPPPLRSDSFAATKGHEKAHGPVYSEGASTQHITALNRSQPRSDWNLETVEQQWRPSRACDRRVSSSNYKSDLSSEHTFSSAGERCNSNAGTVNKLQSSLSSTDVRFAQPTYSYHHQHQYSDESTFFHNARILAAPKDQQHYLSYSGIQELPTDHFHGYSPNQASLLNTSSSSNSAAEQKVDNTGQSRYYCVTAKQPSQGSSKPLQLKDDSCKPAVGTDASLGPHENPAVVTMVQKPKYYLPQQSVESSLKGCENSSHYPVDREGDARCAVVEEAKKPNHTEKSGQKKNFESSSEESETRYGQQECVKGCVLTTENRSVQKDFRWRKDESSKISPQKTPMLHSLAQEGKKQSESPETVTERQAPFDTHLSKQARRSDRFATTLRNEIQMRRAKLQKSRSTAMLVGSSETEECNETWKPDSAENVTASPDANFTSTYKDHLKEAQARVLRATSFKRRDLEPSPAEYLPRSPERKTGSYNSSLLALVSEDVSGFLEATQAKPNPTGSGTHHVSRIGARKRFTTEQKLKSYSEPEKMNEVGMSEDECHAHCRPNTSEEALSSFADRWKFFEETSKPAYRKSAQKPAPHGLGEGQPERPDRKAHGGQEGEESWYERRGRAASVGLETAHASKDNVHHSSSNKAADRIVKSEQPQRLGTFAEYQASWKEQRKPIEPRSSGRYHSADNILDAGHEQQEKPQYMHERSRSSPSTDFYKQEVSVEVRRQAEDLKEDGERIFSKVNNLDERNCTVRQADTGALRENPREKRDRLDQNLGHKWKASVRPLHAREATVLPHESRGRSGTLPSDYRYSQENVYEKNKDRSLPHLPCSEPQTRNENHSCLSRGKGEENHRVEPALLNKKRGPAPQRPPPPKRDKYRRPDNSAPSLGTSSESLLVAPSRPFPSSSPSSAEVFASHSSLCQSPAAFNGKLKSANPQQLQQASSTENVCQHLEEKTHLRSESVLSSKYQYLQKRGMETSRSPSPQFAPQKLTDKPPVSVQDENPARIERVIDNNTTVKMVPIKIVHSESSAEKESRQSLVSTMEPPALPSGLEKDQIKTLSTSEQSYSRFCAYTRQGIEPEPEARTKPADPQPDEEPGSNLKDSSAATPAVSYVKAKEKTFEDWKSEELAREIVGRDKSLADILDPNVKIKTTMDLMVGIFPKDEHLLEEAQQRRKLLPKVPSPKMSEEKKEEQSAPSAISLTTNSTYYSTSAPKAELLIKMKDMQEQQQQQQSEDDSEDELDHDLSEKKQELIDSISRKLQVLREARETLLEDIQANNILGEEVEAIVKDVCKPNEFDKFKMFIGDLDKVVNLLLSLSGRLARVENALNNLDENTSPEERRTLVEKQKLLTQQHEDAKELKENLDRRERIVFDILANYLSEENLADYEHFVKMKSALIIEQRELEDKIKLGEEQLKCLTDSLQPERLK; encoded by the exons TTGTTCTTCTCATGACCTGTCAAACTCGTGGGATCAGTCAAGTCTACATCGCACTTCTGACCAATTCAGCTCTTTGGGAAGTATGGACAGCTGGGACCACACTCCACAAGTAGCCCAGTACGGAAGACTTTCTTCTGCAAGGTCTAATAGTAGCATTGATCATCTAGGGAGCCAAAGTAAGCGGGATTCAGCCTACGGGTCTTTCTCCACAAGTTCTAGCACCCCTGACCACACTCTGTCCAATGCAGACACTTCTTCAACAGAAAACATGCTATACAAAGTAGGCCATTGGGAAACTGCTAAGCATGGAAACAAGTCTGGCCAGTTCTTGAATGACAACAGTGGAATAGAGGACAAACCTGGGTATTTGGCAGCTCCCATCCAATATGAGAACAACAGAAGTCCTAGAATAGAGGAACACCCCGATGGCAAGCTCACTAGCTCTGGAAGATCCAGTTTTGGACCTGTCTGGTATGTTCCTGATAAGAAGAAGTCTtcatctcctccccctccacctccacctctTCGTAGTGACAGCTTTGCTGCTACCAAAGGCCATGAGAAAGCCCATGGCCCTGTGTACTCAGAGGGTGCCAGCACGCAGCACATCACAGCCCTGAACCGGTCTCAGCCCAGGAGTGACTGGAACTTGGAAACCGTGGAGCAGCAGTGGCGGCCCTCCAGAGCATGTGACAGGAGAGTCAGCAGCTCAAACTATAAATCTGATCTCAGTTCAGAACACACTTTTTCTTCGGCTGGTGAAAGGTGCAATAGTAACGCAGGAACTGTGAACAAACTGCAGTCGTCCTTGTCCAGCACTGATGTTCGGTTTGCACAGCCTACTTACAGTtaccaccaccagcaccagtACAGTGatgaaagcactttttttcaCAATGCAAGAATCTTAGCTGCACCTAAAGATCAGCAACATTATCTGTCCTATAGTGGCATTCAGGAGTTACCTACAGATCATTTTCATGGCTACAGTCCAAACCAAGCCAGTCTGCTCAAcacttcctcctcttcaaaCAGTGCTGCTGAACAGAAGGTGGACAACACTGGACAGAGTCGCTATTATTGCGTGACAGCAAAACAGCCTTCTCAGGGAAGCTCAAAGCCACTACAACTCAAGGACGACAGCTGTAAACCTGCAGTGGGGACCGATGCATCACTTGGACCTCACGAAAATCCTGCAGTTGTCACGATGGtccaaaaaccaaaatactatCTACCTCAACAATCTGTTGaatcttcactgaaagggtgtGAGAACAGTAGTCATTACCCAGTGGACAGAGAGGGGGATGCTAGGTGTGCTGTAGTAGAAGAAGCTAAAAAACCCAATCATACTGAAAAGTctggacagaagaaaaactttgagagcagctctgaggaAAGTGAAACTAGGTACGGTCAACAGGAGTGTGTAAAGGGCTGTGTCCTTACCACTGAAAACAGGTCTGTTCAGAAAGATTTTAGGTGGAGGAAAGACGAGAGTAGCAAGATTTCTCCTCAGAAGACTCCAATGTTGCATTCTTTAgctcaggaagggaaaaaacagtctGAGAGCCCAGAAACGGTAACAGAGCGACAGGCCCCATTTGACACTCACTTGTCTAAACAGGCACGAAGGAGCGATCGTTTTGCAACAACCCTGAGAAATGAGATTCAGATGAGAAGAGCGAAGCTGCAGAAAAGTAGAAGCACTGCTATGTTAGTAGGGTCATCTGAAACAGAGGAGTGCAATGAGACCTGGAAGCCAGATTCAGCAGAAAATGTCACTGCCTCCCCAGACGCTAACTTTACCAGCACCTACAAGGATCACCTCAAGGAAGCACAGGCCAGGGTTCTGAGGGCGACATCCTTCAAACGGCGGGACTTGGAGCCCAGCCCCGCTGAGTATCTCCCCAGGTCACCTGAGCGGAAAACTGGTAGTTACAACTCTTCGTTATTGGCTTTGGTTTCTGAAGATGTGTCTGGATTCCTCGAGGCTACGCAAGCTAAACCGAACCCTACAGGGAGTGGCACTCATCACGTTTCTCGCATCGGAGCCAGAAAGAGGTTCACAACAGAGCAAAAACTGAAGTCTTACTCTGAACCGGAGAAGATGAATGAGGTGGGGATGTCCGAGGATGAGTGCCATGCTCATTGCCGTCCAAATACATCTGAAGAAGCCCTGAGCTCGTTTGCAGACAGGTGGaaattttttgaagaaacaagTAAGCCTGCATATAGGAAATCAGCACAGAAACCAGCTCCCCACGGTCTAGGTGAGGGACAGCCTGAGAGGCCAGATAGGAAAGCTCACGGTGGACAAGAAGGAGAGGAGTCATGGTATGAGAGAAGGGGTCGGGCAGCCTCTGTTGGACTTGAAACTGCACATGCTTCAAAAGATAACGTCCACCATAGTAGCAGCAATAAGGCTGCTGATAGGATTGTGAAATCTGAACAGCCGCAGCGTCTGGGAACCTTTGCAGAGTATCAGGCATCGTGGAAGGAGCAGCGGAAGCCAATAGAGCCAAGGAGCTCAGGAAGGTACCATTCAGCTGATAATATCCTTGATGCAGGCCATGAACAACAGGAGAAACCCCAGTACATGCATGAGAGGTCTAGATCATCCCCTTCTACTGATTTCTACAAACAG GAAGTCTCAGTTGAAGTAAGGAGGCAAGCAGAGGATTTAAAGGAAGATGGGGAGCGTATTTTCTCTAAAGTTAACAATCTGGATGAAAGGAACTGCACTGTAAg GCAAGCTGACACAGGGGCCCTGAGGGAAAACCCACGGGAGAAGAGGGATCGGCTGGACCAGAATTTAGGCCACAAGTGGAAGGCATCTGTCAGACCTTTGCATGCACGAGAGGCTACAGTTCTGCCTCACGAGAGCCGGGGGAGGTCTGGGACATTGCCTAGTGATTACCGATACTCTCAGGAAAACGTGTACGAAAAGAACAAGGATCGCAGCCTGCCTCATCTCCCCTGCTCGGAGCCACAGACCCGGAACGAGAACCACTCCTGTCTGTCCCGgggcaaaggagaggaaaaccaTAGGGTAGAGCCGGCACTGCTGAACAAGAAGCGTGGACCTGCTCCTCAGAGGCCACCACCACCTAAAAGAGATAAATACAGGCGACCAGATAATTCTGCGCCGTCACTTGGCACCTCTTCTGAATCGCTGCTGGTAGCGCCCAGCCGGCCCTTTCCGTCCTCGTCCCCCAGCTCCGCTGAAGTATTTGCCAgtcactcctctctctgtcaGAGTCCTGCAGCTTTCAATGGAAAACTGAAGAGTGCTAATccacagcagctccagcaagCGTCATCCACGGAGAATGTTTGTCAGCACTTAGAGGAAAAAACGCACCTTAGGTCTGAGTCTGTGTTATCTTCCAAGTATCAGTATCTTCAAAAACGTGGCATGGAGACATCAAGGTCCCCTTCTCCTCAGTTTGCACCACAGAAGCTCACTGATAAACCTCCTGTGTCCGTACAGGATGAGAACCCAGCCAG aATTGAAAGGGTTATAGACAACAATACTACGGTGAAAATGGTTCCCATCAAGATAGTTCATTCTGAGAGCAGCGCAGAGAAGGAGAGTCGGCAAAGTCTTGTCAGTACTATGGAGCCTCCTGCTTTACCCAGTGGTTTGGAAAAGGACCAAATTAAAACACTCAGCACTTCTGAGCAATCCTATTCACGATTCTGTGCTTACACCAGGCAAGGTATAGAGCCAGAGCCAGAAGCCAGAACCAAACCAGCTGACCCTCAACCAGATGAAGAACCTGGGAGCAACTTGAAGGACAGCAGTGCTGCCACACCAGCAGTCAGCTATGTAAAGGCCAAAGAGAAGACCTTTGAAGACTGGAAGTCAGAGGAACTAGCCAGAGAGATTGTGGGAAGAGATAAATCTCTAGCAGACATACTAGATCctaatgtgaaaataaaaacaacaatgGATCTGATGGTTGGAATATTCCCTAAAGATGAACACCTCCTAGAAGAAGCTCAGCAGCGCAGGAAGCTCCTGCCAAAAGTTCCTTCTCCAAAAATGTCAGAGGAGAA GAAAGAGGAGCAGAGCGCACCATCTGCCATCTCCCTGACAACCAATTCTACTTACTACAGCACATCTGCaccaaaggcagagctgctgattAAAATGAAGGAcatgcaggagcagcagcaacagcagcagagcgAGGATGATTCTGAAGACGAGCTGGACCATGACTTGTcagaaaagaag CAAGAACTTATTGACAGCATTAGTAGGAAGCTGCAGGTGCTGAGGGAAGCACGGGAGACACTTCTGGAAGACATCCAAGCAAACAATAtcctgggggaggaggtagaggcCATTGTGAAAGACGTCTGCAAACCAAATGAGTTCGACAAATTCAAGATGTTTATCGGCGACCTTGACAAAGTGGTCAACCTCCTGTTGTCACTGTCAGGTCGTCTGGCCCGGGTGGAAAATGCCCTTAATAACCTGGATGAAAATACCTCTCCAGAAGAACGG CGGACGTTGGTAgagaagcagaagctgctgaCCCAGCAACACGAAGATGCaaaagaactgaaggaaaacCTGGATCGTCGAGAGCGTATTGTCTTTGACATTTTGGCAAACTACTTGAGTGAGGAGAACTTAGCAGACTATGAGCACTTTGTAAAAATGAAGTCGGCCCTCATCATTGAGCAGCGAGAGCTTGAGGACAAGATcaagctgggggaagagcaACTGAAGTGTCTGACCGATAGCCTCCAACCTGAACGGCTCAAATAA